From one Streptomyces mobaraensis genomic stretch:
- a CDS encoding M4 family metallopeptidase: MSGAAALIGAAALVVSAVPAHADPGKSADGPGQVIPAGKTATPALVRGIREPAAASGSPADAARGHLAEKKSRYRIADPGRDLRPVQTLSSGTAETVRLQQRHRGVEVLGGQYVVRMEHKDGKRVVTGTSGQYFTGLKTATTPDVDAELAVERAVGATEDRLAAQRAAGPRKSADDAEKAPPLTGTARGLVVLPKGEGVLTQHVTVRGADPATGRPVLQEVYIDARSGYPVLQYSAIKTFGAPGADAGKGRAADASRTTARRSAAAADGPQDGATGTGVRLDGKSVDLQVTKDAERNEYVMRDLSRMRDSTKNELSTWDARGKSVDETSGTWPEGVKEFGSAGPAFGKDATESGAVDAHWAAGKVYDYYRTVHNRNSLNGRGMAIKSLVGVSYWGMPYVNAFWDGTKMVYGNGDAEYRPLSAGLDVVGHEMTHGVVENSADLVYAGQSGAMNEAIADYFGNAIKNDARGIAMDDPDSGLLGESLCRTKSPRDCAFRDLNDGRTTSKSFLGVGFGTDNGGVHLNSTIFSGALWDIRQDLDKTLADKIVYKALTEYMTPLDGFTEGRNAVLAAAKDLKVTDAQLRTVERSFNAHGIVPGWELAMGVDSDQLLGKVNTNESRAGAGGGWWAASKSNDDGTEAYSVWAGRTDGTGAPKLISPNDGRFHVDPVTDGKTVVWMAYKGRDIQLLARPLAGGPVKVLATSRYRFTSLAVEGKTVAFELHGRRGYTAAAYLRMGQDDEPVRIPPSAGTGRFNRTNYPSLHNGRIAFADEHRVDGAYRNDVGILDVATGARTTVKLTDAAPEAGPTAITGKHVFWLSTPDYETGLTAVRRADLDGGNVVDISPATGKDALRGVLLTASDEAVTVLAQTPDTQYRNETLSKLWQFSPDGARKGRVSCNRGEQLGGAADSGTRVVWTDATTGYTDLVTRHRPAGNCG; the protein is encoded by the coding sequence ATATCGGGTGCGGCGGCGCTGATCGGCGCCGCCGCACTCGTCGTCTCGGCGGTCCCTGCCCACGCCGACCCGGGGAAGTCGGCGGACGGCCCCGGCCAGGTGATCCCGGCGGGCAAGACCGCGACCCCGGCCCTGGTCCGGGGCATCCGTGAGCCGGCCGCCGCGAGCGGCAGCCCCGCCGACGCGGCCCGCGGCCACCTCGCGGAGAAGAAGAGCCGCTACCGCATCGCCGACCCGGGCCGCGACCTGCGGCCGGTGCAGACCCTGAGCTCGGGGACGGCCGAGACGGTCCGGCTCCAGCAGCGGCACCGGGGCGTGGAGGTCCTGGGCGGCCAGTACGTCGTGCGGATGGAGCACAAGGACGGCAAACGCGTCGTCACCGGTACCTCCGGCCAGTACTTCACCGGGCTGAAGACCGCCACGACCCCCGACGTCGACGCCGAACTGGCCGTCGAACGGGCCGTCGGCGCCACCGAGGACCGGCTCGCCGCGCAGCGGGCGGCCGGACCGCGGAAGAGCGCGGACGACGCCGAGAAGGCGCCCCCGCTCACCGGCACCGCCCGCGGCCTGGTCGTGCTGCCCAAGGGCGAGGGCGTCCTCACCCAGCACGTCACCGTGCGCGGCGCCGACCCGGCCACCGGCCGGCCGGTGCTGCAGGAGGTGTACATCGACGCCAGGTCCGGCTACCCGGTCCTCCAGTACAGCGCCATCAAGACGTTCGGCGCGCCGGGCGCCGACGCGGGCAAGGGCAGGGCCGCCGACGCCTCCCGTACCACCGCGCGGCGGAGCGCGGCGGCGGCCGACGGGCCGCAGGACGGCGCCACCGGCACCGGCGTCCGGCTCGACGGCAAGTCGGTGGACCTCCAGGTCACCAAGGACGCGGAGCGCAACGAGTACGTGATGCGCGACCTCTCCCGGATGCGCGACAGCACCAAGAACGAGCTGTCCACCTGGGACGCCCGCGGCAAGTCCGTCGACGAGACCTCCGGCACCTGGCCCGAGGGCGTCAAGGAGTTCGGCTCCGCCGGCCCGGCGTTCGGCAAGGACGCCACCGAGTCGGGCGCGGTCGACGCGCACTGGGCCGCCGGCAAGGTCTACGACTACTACCGGACCGTGCACAACCGGAACAGCCTCAACGGCCGCGGCATGGCCATCAAGTCCCTGGTGGGCGTGAGCTACTGGGGCATGCCGTACGTCAACGCCTTCTGGGACGGCACCAAGATGGTGTACGGCAACGGCGACGCCGAGTACCGGCCGCTCTCCGCCGGCCTGGACGTCGTCGGCCATGAGATGACCCACGGCGTCGTCGAGAACTCCGCGGACCTCGTCTACGCCGGCCAGTCGGGCGCCATGAACGAGGCCATCGCCGACTACTTCGGCAACGCCATCAAGAACGACGCCCGCGGCATCGCCATGGACGACCCCGACTCCGGCCTGCTCGGCGAGTCCCTGTGCCGCACCAAGTCGCCGCGCGACTGCGCGTTCCGGGACCTCAACGACGGGAGGACCACCTCCAAGTCCTTCCTCGGCGTCGGCTTCGGCACCGACAACGGCGGGGTGCACCTCAACTCGACGATCTTCTCCGGCGCCCTGTGGGACATCCGCCAGGACCTGGACAAGACGCTCGCCGACAAGATCGTCTACAAGGCGCTCACCGAGTACATGACCCCGCTGGACGGCTTCACCGAGGGCCGGAACGCCGTGCTCGCCGCGGCCAAGGACCTCAAGGTCACCGACGCCCAACTGCGGACCGTCGAGCGCTCGTTCAACGCCCACGGCATCGTCCCCGGCTGGGAACTCGCCATGGGCGTGGACTCCGACCAGCTGCTGGGCAAGGTCAACACCAACGAGAGCCGCGCGGGCGCGGGCGGCGGCTGGTGGGCCGCGTCCAAGTCCAACGACGACGGCACCGAGGCGTACTCCGTCTGGGCCGGCCGCACCGACGGCACCGGCGCGCCCAAGCTGATCAGCCCCAACGACGGCCGCTTCCACGTCGACCCGGTCACCGACGGCAAGACGGTGGTCTGGATGGCGTACAAGGGCCGGGACATCCAGCTGCTGGCCCGGCCGCTGGCCGGCGGGCCGGTCAAGGTGCTCGCCACCAGCCGCTACCGCTTCACCTCGCTGGCGGTCGAGGGCAAGACGGTCGCCTTCGAACTGCACGGGCGGCGCGGCTACACCGCGGCGGCGTACCTCCGGATGGGCCAGGACGACGAACCGGTCCGCATCCCGCCCTCCGCGGGCACCGGCCGTTTCAACCGCACCAACTACCCCTCGCTGCACAACGGCCGAATCGCCTTCGCCGACGAGCACCGCGTCGACGGCGCGTACCGGAACGACGTCGGGATCCTGGACGTCGCCACCGGCGCCCGGACCACGGTCAAGCTGACCGACGCAGCGCCCGAGGCCGGCCCGACCGCGATCACCGGCAAGCACGTCTTCTGGCTGAGCACGCCGGACTACGAGACCGGGCTGACCGCGGTGCGCCGGGCGGACCTGGACGGCGGGAACGTCGTCGACATCAGCCCGGCGACGGGCAAGGACGCGCTGCGCGGCGTCCTGCTCACCGCCTCCGACGAGGCGGTGACCGTCCTGGCGCAGACCCCGGACACCCAGTACCGCAACGAGACGCTGTCCAAGCTGTGGCAGTTCTCGCCGGACGGCGCCCGCAAG
- a CDS encoding GntR family transcriptional regulator codes for MAGEQGAASIDPTKAVYVYMQVADHIAARIVAGELRPGARLAGERDLAEEYRVAIGTVRRAIQELRERGLLVTLPAKGTFVTEPAE; via the coding sequence ATGGCAGGTGAGCAGGGCGCGGCGTCCATCGACCCGACCAAAGCGGTCTACGTCTACATGCAGGTCGCCGACCACATCGCGGCTCGCATCGTCGCGGGTGAACTCAGACCGGGCGCCAGGCTGGCGGGGGAGCGGGACCTGGCGGAGGAGTACCGCGTGGCCATCGGTACCGTTCGGCGAGCCATCCAGGAACTGCGGGAGCGGGGCTTGCTGGTGACGCTGCCCGCCAAGGGAACGTTCGTCACCGAGCCGGCCGAGTAG
- a CDS encoding LysE family translocator, giving the protein MFTTLIAFLGACTLIAASPGPGTMLIIRKSLQSRRAGFMTVLGNETGVFVWGLAAAFGLTALLAASEVAYDVMRIVGAVVLVTFGVRTLLEVRRGTGKAEVPGAAQAGEEERSGWSSYRAGLVCNLANPKAAVFAMSFLPQFVPDGVPHLPAMVALAAIWAVFEVGYYGVYVWFVGRMRAVISRERVRRRLELASGGVLVALGVRMAVEG; this is encoded by the coding sequence ATGTTCACCACCCTCATCGCCTTCCTCGGCGCATGCACCCTGATCGCGGCCTCCCCCGGGCCCGGCACCATGCTGATCATCCGCAAGTCGCTGCAGAGCCGGCGGGCGGGCTTCATGACGGTGCTCGGCAACGAGACCGGCGTCTTCGTCTGGGGCCTGGCCGCCGCGTTCGGCCTGACGGCGCTGCTGGCGGCGTCCGAGGTGGCGTACGACGTGATGCGGATCGTCGGGGCCGTGGTGCTGGTGACGTTCGGGGTCAGGACGCTGCTGGAGGTGCGGCGCGGGACCGGGAAGGCGGAGGTGCCGGGTGCCGCGCAGGCCGGGGAGGAGGAACGTTCCGGCTGGTCCTCGTACCGGGCGGGCCTGGTGTGCAACCTGGCGAACCCGAAGGCCGCGGTGTTCGCGATGTCGTTCCTGCCGCAGTTCGTGCCGGACGGGGTGCCGCATCTGCCGGCGATGGTGGCGCTCGCCGCGATCTGGGCGGTGTTCGAGGTGGGGTACTACGGGGTGTATGTGTGGTTCGTCGGCCGGATGCGGGCGGTCATCTCGCGGGAGCGGGTGCGCAGGCGGCTGGAACTGGCGTCGGGCGGTGTGCTGGTGGCACTGGGCGTGCGGATGGCCGTCGAAGGCTGA
- a CDS encoding Uma2 family endonuclease, with the protein MPVPEGWKVEVVGGAVCFWPQRDNHWDLTANVVEQLRARYPRRRLLSDVRIDFPGHLNGFAADVVLLKEGAEKNAKGRWKYQDVAFVAEVISKDTARNDYGPKKDAYAAAGVPVLLIVDPYTGLCHVCTDPEGGAYRLEPAVKFGDPVDLAGTVVGLVLDSAEFAHE; encoded by the coding sequence ATGCCCGTGCCCGAGGGCTGGAAGGTGGAGGTCGTCGGGGGAGCGGTCTGTTTCTGGCCGCAACGGGACAACCACTGGGACCTCACCGCCAACGTCGTCGAGCAGCTCCGCGCGAGGTACCCCCGCCGCCGGCTGCTGTCGGACGTCCGCATCGACTTCCCCGGCCACCTGAACGGTTTCGCCGCCGATGTCGTTCTCCTCAAGGAAGGCGCGGAGAAGAACGCCAAGGGCCGTTGGAAGTACCAGGACGTCGCCTTCGTCGCCGAGGTCATCTCGAAGGACACCGCACGCAACGACTACGGGCCCAAAAAGGACGCCTACGCGGCCGCCGGAGTCCCGGTCCTCCTGATCGTCGACCCGTACACGGGACTCTGCCACGTCTGCACGGACCCCGAGGGCGGGGCGTACCGCCTGGAGCCCGCCGTGAAGTTCGGCGATCCGGTCGACCTCGCGGGCACGGTCGTCGGACTCGTGCTGGACTCCGCCGAGTTCGCCCACGAGTGA
- a CDS encoding imine reductase family protein — MGSSCGKGLEGRQRVVPATCAASAVRSPGLKSLLVDPAAQLPSYTQGIVSLLGQVVPVYAERADADSHPGDVSNVTSVAPGIEHIVHAAAARGLDTGVLDAALAVARRAIAEGQGRDDFSRLVDTVRVA; from the coding sequence ATGGGGTCATCGTGCGGCAAGGGGCTGGAGGGACGCCAGCGGGTCGTACCCGCAACCTGTGCCGCCTCCGCCGTCCGCTCTCCGGGGCTCAAGTCCCTACTGGTCGATCCGGCCGCTCAACTCCCGTCGTACACCCAGGGGATCGTGTCACTGTTGGGACAGGTGGTGCCGGTGTACGCGGAGCGGGCCGACGCGGACAGCCACCCCGGCGACGTCTCGAACGTCACCTCCGTCGCGCCCGGCATCGAGCACATCGTTCACGCCGCGGCCGCGCGCGGGCTGGACACTGGCGTCCTGGACGCGGCGCTCGCCGTCGCCCGCCGGGCCATCGCCGAGGGGCAGGGCCGGGACGACTTCTCACGCCTCGTGGACACCGTGCGCGTGGCGTGA
- a CDS encoding MBL fold metallo-hydrolase, translating to MTNTDARLTRPAGIRSLHLGDTKVTYVPDGVVQLSPRGWLPATTDEDWAAHPEYLDTDGYLVAGVGGLLVEHGDRALLIDAGFGPVTLPAAPGSPVGRVESGALFDHLTALGRPPAALEAVAITHFHRDHIGWSAQLTAAGVTHLVAEPEWEGRHLAVEHGVPEETLAAIATDVRTVADGEEIFPGVRALFTPGHTVGHAAYVITGGGRSLIAFGDAMHTPLQVAHPDWSAVVDHDGQQSAAFRHDLVTRLTEPDTLGFGIHFADVPFGRVRRTEDGGVAWEAVDE from the coding sequence GTGACGAACACTGACGCACGCCTCACCCGCCCTGCCGGAATCCGTTCCCTCCACCTCGGTGACACCAAGGTGACCTACGTGCCCGACGGCGTCGTCCAGCTGTCGCCGCGAGGCTGGCTCCCGGCCACCACGGACGAGGACTGGGCCGCCCACCCCGAATACCTCGACACCGACGGCTACCTGGTGGCCGGCGTGGGCGGCCTGCTGGTGGAGCACGGCGACCGCGCCCTGCTGATCGACGCCGGCTTCGGCCCGGTCACGCTGCCGGCCGCGCCCGGCAGCCCCGTCGGTAGGGTCGAGAGCGGCGCCCTCTTCGACCACCTCACCGCCCTCGGCCGCCCGCCCGCCGCCCTGGAAGCGGTCGCCATCACGCACTTCCACCGCGACCACATCGGCTGGTCCGCCCAGTTGACCGCGGCGGGCGTGACCCACCTGGTCGCGGAGCCGGAGTGGGAGGGGCGGCACCTCGCGGTGGAGCACGGTGTGCCGGAGGAGACCCTCGCCGCCATAGCGACCGACGTGCGCACGGTCGCCGACGGCGAGGAGATCTTCCCGGGCGTCCGGGCCCTGTTCACCCCCGGCCACACGGTCGGCCACGCCGCCTATGTCATCACCGGCGGCGGCCGCAGCCTGATCGCCTTCGGCGACGCGATGCACACGCCCCTCCAGGTCGCCCACCCCGACTGGTCGGCCGTCGTCGACCACGACGGGCAGCAGTCCGCCGCCTTCCGCCACGACCTCGTCACCCGCCTCACCGAGCCCGACACCCTCGGCTTCGGCATCCATTTCGCCGACGTCCCCTTCGGCCGCGTCCGCCGGACGGAGGACGGCGGGGTGGCGTGGGAGGCGGTGGACGAGTAG
- a CDS encoding lamin tail domain-containing protein encodes MSRSIARLVVTAACGAVLASAVVPAAVAAEQSVAARPTVAFGKIQYDSPGRDDRSNRSLNVEWVTVTNTGKKAVDLSRWTLTDNERHTYRFGTLRLAAHASVRVHTGTGRDSAADVYQNRRAYVWNNDRDKATLRDAAGRTVATASWGRR; translated from the coding sequence TTGTCGCGATCCATAGCCCGCCTGGTCGTCACCGCCGCCTGTGGCGCGGTGCTGGCGTCCGCCGTCGTGCCCGCGGCGGTGGCGGCGGAGCAGAGCGTGGCCGCTCGCCCGACCGTCGCGTTCGGCAAGATCCAGTACGACAGCCCGGGGCGCGACGACCGCTCGAACCGGAGCCTGAACGTCGAGTGGGTCACCGTCACCAACACCGGCAAGAAGGCCGTGGACCTCAGCCGCTGGACGCTCACCGACAACGAGCGCCACACCTACCGCTTCGGCACGCTGCGCCTCGCCGCCCACGCCTCCGTCCGCGTGCACACCGGCACCGGCCGCGACAGCGCCGCCGACGTGTACCAGAACCGTCGCGCCTACGTCTGGAACAACGACAGGGACAAGGCCACCCTGCGGGACGCCGCCGGCCGCACCGTCGCCACCGCCTCCTGGGGCCGTCGCTGA
- a CDS encoding class I SAM-dependent methyltransferase: MTRSDNDRPGEPDRARRAVFGEAAEEYDAARPGYPAQLFADVLEFARPGTEGDVEALEVGAGTGKATLAFAALGVSVTAIEPDPRMAAILARHRADRPGITVHPGEFETWDPAGRRFDLLFSAQAWHWVDPEVRWSRARSVLRPGGALALFWNDWYVTDEPLRQKLVAVHDRFLPARPPHSILDEQPRESVRDEHAWVTAELRADPGFTDLGHRLYSTTHERSTTGITALLTSLSFYRAQPEDTRRSLLAEVARTVDAHGGRVGLTTQSVLFLARTRS, from the coding sequence ATGACGCGCAGCGACAACGACCGGCCCGGCGAGCCGGACCGCGCCCGGCGGGCGGTCTTCGGCGAGGCCGCCGAGGAGTACGACGCCGCCCGGCCGGGATATCCGGCGCAACTCTTCGCCGACGTGCTGGAGTTCGCGCGGCCCGGCACGGAAGGGGACGTCGAGGCGCTGGAGGTCGGCGCGGGCACCGGAAAGGCGACGCTGGCGTTCGCCGCGCTCGGCGTCTCGGTGACGGCGATCGAGCCGGACCCGCGCATGGCCGCCATCCTGGCCCGGCACCGCGCCGACCGCCCCGGAATCACCGTGCACCCGGGCGAGTTCGAGACCTGGGACCCCGCCGGCCGCCGCTTCGACCTTCTCTTCTCCGCCCAGGCGTGGCACTGGGTCGATCCGGAAGTGCGCTGGTCGCGCGCCCGTTCCGTACTCCGCCCCGGCGGCGCGCTCGCCCTCTTCTGGAACGACTGGTACGTCACCGACGAGCCCCTGCGACAGAAACTCGTCGCCGTCCACGACCGCTTCCTCCCCGCACGCCCCCCGCACTCGATCCTCGACGAGCAACCCCGCGAGTCCGTCCGCGACGAGCACGCCTGGGTGACCGCGGAACTCCGCGCGGACCCCGGCTTCACCGACCTCGGTCACCGCCTCTACTCCACGACGCACGAACGCTCCACCACCGGCATCACGGCCCTGCTGACGTCCCTGTCCTTCTACCGCGCCCAGCCGGAGGACACCCGCCGCAGCCTGCTCGCGGAAGTCGCCCGAACCGTCGACGCCCACGGCGGACGCGTCGGCCTGACGACGCAGTCGGTGCTGTTCCTGGCCCGGACACGGAGCTGA
- a CDS encoding CatB-related O-acetyltransferase, which translates to MPPVPPVPPVPPVPADPTVLHPMPGQPRVVLLKPLVTSPLIEVGEFSYYDDPDDPTAFETRNVLYHYGPEKLVIGRFCALGEGTRFVMNGANHRMDGPSTFPFPIMGGSWADHVDLITGLPGRGDTVVGNDVWFGYRSLVMPGVRIGHGAIVASGSVVVDDVPDFAVVGGNPAKVIRYRYAPEDIARLLDIAWWDWPVEHITRHVRTIMSGTLDELEAATPGRG; encoded by the coding sequence ATGCCACCTGTTCCGCCTGTTCCGCCTGTTCCACCCGTTCCCGCCGACCCCACCGTGCTCCACCCGATGCCCGGCCAGCCCCGGGTGGTGCTGCTGAAGCCGCTGGTGACCTCGCCGTTGATCGAGGTCGGGGAGTTCTCGTACTACGACGACCCCGACGACCCGACGGCCTTCGAGACCCGGAACGTGCTGTACCACTACGGCCCGGAGAAGCTGGTCATCGGCAGGTTCTGCGCCCTGGGCGAGGGGACCCGGTTCGTGATGAACGGCGCCAACCACCGGATGGACGGCCCCTCGACGTTCCCCTTCCCCATCATGGGCGGATCCTGGGCCGACCACGTCGACCTGATCACCGGACTGCCCGGCCGCGGTGACACCGTGGTCGGGAACGACGTCTGGTTCGGCTACCGCTCGCTGGTGATGCCCGGCGTCCGGATCGGGCACGGGGCGATCGTCGCCTCGGGGTCGGTCGTGGTCGACGACGTACCGGACTTCGCCGTCGTCGGCGGCAACCCGGCCAAGGTCATCCGGTACCGGTACGCGCCCGAGGACATCGCCCGGCTGCTGGACATCGCCTGGTGGGACTGGCCGGTGGAGCACATCACGCGGCACGTCAGGACCATCATGTCCGGCACGCTCGACGAACTGGAGGCGGCGACTCCGGGCCGTGGTTAG